The genomic interval TTCTCAGTGAATTGCAGAGCTCACGGAGTATAGAAGTGAATCAATTCACTCGTCTATGAAGTGGGGATCCGTCATCTTCACGGTATAGACCCGTTCTCTGGGGATGTACGTGTACTCGTCGTCGCCGTGGTGAACCTGCCAGTGCTCCTCTCGATAGTTCAGTCTCTCATCGTCGATCTCCTCCGAGACAGTGTCCTCTACGCCTTGATAGACAATCATCGCCATGACCGATAATAGGAGGGCCACAGGTATAACGTGGAGGGCCCCAATCCCCCAAGGGATCTGTAGCTCATCACAGCGACCATGCCGGGGACGGTGTCTGATTCGTCCGTGATTGAAGAGTATCAGGTGTTATCACACGTGCCACTAAACGTGCGGTATGGTACCAAAACCCAAAACGAGTTCCGAGCCAACGCTGTACGTCTGTCGTGACTGTGGAGACGGTATCGAAAATCCGGAGGACACACGCAAATGTCCGGAGTGTGGTGGCTGGTTAGTGAACAGTAGCGTTCCACACGACGACTGAGCGACCGTCGTTCCAATCACAAGCCGGGAATGAGCCTGTGCCACGGGAGTCACAGCCGGGCCTCGACAGTCGAGCAAGATCGAATACTCTCTGTCTCATCTCAGATCCGTAACCAGTGCGTGCTCGATCTGAACCACCGTACGAACGTTGATTGCCCCAGCCGTTCACGTAGGACCATGGTCGAGTTTCCAGACGAACGACAGCTCATTCTCAGGGCGCGCTCCCAGTTGGACCAGTGGACCAAAAGTGCCCGAATGGAAGCGTACACTGAACTGTTCGAAGGCGACGATCCTATCCTCTCTCCCGAGGAGGTACAACTACTCGACGCGCTCGACTCGGAACTGGAGCGAGAGGGCGGCGATGGTGTCTGGGGAACTGACCAATACGGAATTCACACAGCGGGACCCTCGAGTTCGGATACCTCACTCGGAGTGGTCTGTGTCTATCACCCACAGATCTCCAAGGATTCCGTCCTTCGTGGGGCCGACGATCTCGACGACGAAACCGAAGAGCGACTCAATGCAGCGCTCTGGGACTACAGTGAACGGGTTTCGAACCTCATCGAAGCAGCACTCGACGAGTTCGTCCGGCAAACACGGCACTGATCCAGAATCTCGTTTCTGTTGGAACCCGCTGTTGCTGATCGGTTGTTGTGCCCGTGCTGTATAGCGGAAGCGAGTCGGTCACGAGCGAACCACCGCTATCGAGCCGACTGATCGGTCGACACGGAGCGAATCGACCGGACGGCTGAACCAGACTCACCAGCTGGCTTCTCCGGAGTGGTTCCGCGGGGGGAGAACTCTACTCGGTGAACCCACCCAGCGACGACATCGGGGTCGACCCGGCAACGATGGCCCCTGTAGCGAGTATCGCCGCAGACAGCACGACGAAATCGCCACCGGGCGAGTACCCGGCTAGCCCAGCGCCCACTTGGACGATGAACACAGTGATGAAGTAGCTGATGATGGCGAACACCAGCAGAACGATCGATGCGATGATGCTACTGACTAACGCGCCGAACGAGTCAAGAATGCCCATTAGGTATCGACCTCGCTTACACGACCAGAGGCTCACGGATACGAGTTGGGGCATATCTGTCGGGACTCACACGGATTGCTGTAACTGTGTCCCGCGCCGACCACCCACATCGGACAGCCGAGGCGGCAATGACGTACAACAATCCTCGGACAGGGTCGCAGTTCAGTCAGCATTGACCGTCAACGTGTAAAGCTGAGAAACTATAGTGGGTAGCGGAAGTAAATACACATCGACCACACACGGCTCACTTCCACTGAGGAACTGTCGTGGAATCGCGATCGGTACAACCCATCGTTGCCGGATGTCGTTGTCGGTAAATGCAGAGCTCTTAACGGATATGGAATACTGGTCTGATAATTGAACGTTGAGCTACCTGTCATTTGAGGGCGCAGTCGCCGACCGGCTCAGCTGTCTCACTCGGCCGCTGATTAACTCGATTGGTCGTCCGGTTCGTCAGTGAGGTTGAGCCCAGCCACGAGACGGGCCGTGATGACCTGATCGACGATGGCGAGCAACTGGGTATCGTCGCTCGTGTAGTCGGCGAAGATGCCAAGCGGGACTTCGCCACCCGCCATCTCCCGATGGCCGCCGGCACTACCAACATCCGCGAACGCCTCGTGGAGCGCGTCGCCGATGTGGACTCGTGCATCCGTCGACCGCGCACTGATCTGGATTGCCTCCGCGAGCATTCCGAAGACGATGGCGGTATCGACACCCTCCAGTGTGGCGAGATAGTCGGCGGCTTGGAGTAACGCATCCCGCTCGTTCGTCCGGCCGACGTGAGTGATGAGTACCGACCCTCGTACCGTTCGATTCTGGATGGCGGTCGCGATGGCGTCGACGGTCGCGCCACTGACCGATGGTGAGGACAACTGCCGGAGCAGGTCTCGATCGGCGTGGTCGTGGAGATACCCCGCCGCGTCGTACTCTGCCCGGGTCGCTCCCCGAAGGAAACCGAGCGTCTCGCGGCGAATTGCAAACAGGAGCGCCGTCGCGAGGGTCGTATCGAGATCGATGGCGAGTTCCCGGACGTACTCCGTGAGGATCGTCGCAGTCGCTCCGACGGCCTCGCGGTGGTCGACGAACTGGGCGTCGATGTCTTCACCCGGATGGTGGTCGATGACGATGTCCACGGGGGTCCCCTCTGGGACCCGGTTGTTCGCGCCCGGGACCGCGTGATCGACGAACGCAAGCAGCGACCCCTCATCTCGATTCTGAACGGCAGCAGGATCGAAGGGTTCGAGATCGATGTCGAGCAGATTGACGAACGCGCGATTCTGCTGGTGGGAAATATCGCCACTGTACAGGACCTGCCGCGCGTCGATTCCGGCGGCAGCTGCGATCCGGCCCAGAGCGAGCGCACTTGCGAGACAGTCCGGGTCGGGATTGTTGTGACAGACGATAGTGAGTTCGCTCGCTTCGGAGAGGAACTCGTAGAGTGTCTGAGCCGGACCCATCATCCTGTGTTTCAGCGGCCAGAGTGAAAGAAGTAGGGAGAGACGTTTCACAGGGCACGACCTGTGCCATCCCAAGGAAGATGAAGAACCCGAGGACGTCAGTCGCGGTGGTGATGAAGACGGTCGCCGACGTGGCCGGATCGTAGCCAGAGTTGACCGAGCACGGCTCCCTGAGTGTCCTCGTCGAGTGACCCAAGCACATCGGTCGCATCGTCGGGATCAAGTCGGCGGACGAATCGCCGTACTTCCTGACTATCCATGTCATCGAGTACGTCTCGCTGGACCGACTCGGGTAGCTGGAGGAATACGACTCGTTGTCGTGTCCACGGTAGAGCCTGGAACTCCGCACCTGGTGTCTCCGAGGCAGCTATCTGCTGTTGGACATCGATCGTGAATTCCTGCATACGGTTCCCCCCTCTCCCGTCGCATGAATCCCGGAAACCGACGTGACGTACCGGAATTCGGAGTGTTTGAACCGATAGTAAGTCAGAGGTTCCACATACCTTTCCTACCCTCGAGATCGCTCGTGTTCCGGGGCAAGGTTGAGAAACACGTCGTTCTCCGCGCCACACCGTTGGCAGGTATGTACGAAGTGGAGACCGCCCTCATCACGTCTTTCTATCCGCCATTCCGACCGGGCGCGGGCGATGTTTTCACACTCTTTGCAGCGTTTAGGATGCTCCTGGAGGTACGTCTGCATGAAGTCGATGAATGACTACGTTCCATGGCGGTGCCCCGGCATACGTTGTTCATTCGGGGTGTAGTCGTACCAGCGTGTTTACCCGCCTTTGGCACTATTTACCCCACGAGCCACCAGCCGTAGAGCTGTGCCTGCTCGTCAGTGTCGGGATGCTTCTTCGACTGGCCGTAGGTCTTCCCCTTGAGAAGCTGGCGTTCGACAGCGTTCGCAGCCAGACGGAGGGCGTGAGCGGCGCCATACCCCTCGCCATCGGCCGTAAAGTAGCCGCGGTCTGTGACCAGTCGAATCCGTGCCAGCACCAGCGGCACGCCCCGGCTTTGTTCCTTATGCTCCTGCAGTTCGATGCTGGCCTTAATCACGCTCATCTCACCGTACTTCGAGGCCATGCTCTCGATTAATGCGGAGACGTCGTCGTAGTCCATCCCCTCCAGCAGGTCGAGCCCGAACACCTGCACGGCGTTCCGATCATCGCGCTCCCAGGTGAGCGCCTCGATGACGTCCGTCTTCGTGATGATTCCAATCGGCTCGCCGGTACCGTCGGCCGTGACAACGAGCGAGGAGATATCCCGCTCGAACATCGTCTCGACGACGTCGTCAAGCGGCGCGCTCCGCTCGACCGTCGCGACCGCGTCGGACATCAGGTTCCGGACCGAAAGGTCGAGCATCCGGTCGGCGTCGCCCTCGCGCGCGCCGAACCCACCGCGGTTCTGTCCGCCACCACCGCGGCCACCGAAGCTGCCCGACGACCCACCCTGGCTCTTGCTGCCGCCCCGCGTCGTGAACTCGATGACGTCGTACAGGCTCAACATTCCCGCGAGGTCATCCCCGTCGACGACCGGAAGATGTGCGATACCGGCTTCTCGGAGCAGATTGAGCGCTTTCCCGATCGTGGTTTCGGGCGTCGCACTGACCAACTCCGCCGTGTAGGCGTCGTCGACGGTCGCCGCGTCAAGAAACGGACGGACTGCCTCGAGTACGGCATCCCCAGTCACCACACCGACGACACGGTCACCGCGGAGTACGGGGAGCGTTTTGGCGTCGCTCCCGATCATGAGTCGCGCGACCTCGCGGACGTCCTCGGTGCGGTCGACCGTCGGGACGTGCTGGACCTGTGAGCCGACCTTCGCAGAGGGCTGATTGGACGAGGACGCCAACTGTCGACGGCTGACGATGCCGCGATACTCGTCGCCGTCCGTTACGATGACCGCATCGAGTTCCTGATTCTCGAACGCACCGGCGACCTTCGAGAGCGGTGTGCCGATGTCGAACTCGGTGAACTTCGGTGAGAGTATCTCGGAGATATCCATGGGTGACTCTCTAGTGTGAGGGGTGCAGGACGGTTATGCCTGTCCCAGCCCTGATATTTGTGGGAGGAACGGGGGAAGTAGTGTTTGAGTGGAACATCTACCTGCGTCGGCCGTATGCAGTGAGACAGGCAGTCTCAACTACTGTGCCCGCGAGGTTGTTCCGTACGGGACAGCGACCCCGACCGAGAGGCCCGCTCGGGCACGGTTCCCGCCGCCTCGCTACGAGACGCTCTGGTTCACGGCCACGCCGCTCAGGTAGTCGCCGCCGTCGACCCACATCCCCTCGTAGCTGCAGTCGGGCGTGAGCCGACACACCTCGACCTCCGGGGGCCAGACGAGCCGGACGGTGTCGCCCCGCTCCTCGACCGCGACCTCCTGGCGGTAGGTGACGGTCGCGCCGCCCTCCTGCACGTAGGTGACGGCGACGAACACCTCGGCGCTGCCGTCGAAGTCGACGACACCGAGCCCCCGCTTGTCCACGCCGTCGCCCGTGACGCGGACCCGACCGGGCGTGAGCGTCCACTCGACGGCGAAGGTGTCGTCCGGCGTTCCGGTCACGTCGTAGGTCACGGCGTCGTTCCCGTCGCCGACGCGGACGGTCGAGGGCGTGCCGACGACGCCCGTCTCGAACCGGACGCGGAGTCGCTCGCCGGAACGCACGTCGAGCGGCTGGAGTTCGGCGACGATATCGCCGCGCGGCACGCCGGTCCACGCCCCCCGGTAGGTGTAGCGGTAGAGGTCCCGGTCGGCGTAGGTGTCGATGACGGCGAAGTCCTCCCCCGGCGAGCGGTCGAGGGCGTACACGGTCCGGCCGTCCAGCCCGGCGTCGTTGTAGAGGCTCTGGAACGGGTGGCCGAGCCAGCCGCCGTACGGCGTCGGGACGAAGACGACCCCCTCGGGCTCGCCGTCGGCGAACGGCTCGTAGGCGTTCGCGTACCGCTCGGTGTACTCCGCGTTCTCCTCGACGGGGCCGTCGAGCGCCGCGACCTGCGCCCCGCCCGCGACGAGCGCGACGACGAGCGCGACCACGACGAGGACGGTTGCCGCGCGACGGCGGTCGGTACGACGGGCCGCGAGCGCGCGGAGCCGCCGACCGCCCGCGACGAGCGCGCTCGCGCCGAACGCCGACAGCGGGAGCAGGAGGTCGTAGTGGTAGAACGGGCCGAACTGCGCGATGAGGCCGTCGGTCGGGTCCGTGAGGTCCGAGAGGACGTTCAGGTTCCCCCAGAAGGCGACGTTGCCGACGACGACCGAGAGCAGGACGCCGGCGAGCAGTAGCCGGATGGTCGTGTCCGACAGCGTCGCGGCCGGCCCGCTCCCGAACCTCTCGGCGAGCGACCCGACGCGCCGGCGGGCGGCGTCCCTATCGCGGCGGAGCCGACGGGCGAGCAGGCCGAGGCCCGCGAACGCGGCGACGGCACCGAGCGGCGGGGCGGCGACGAATCTGGTTGCGAACGTCCACAGCACGCGGGCGTTCGCTTCGAGCCCGAGCGCGGGGGTGTACTCGCGTTCGTAGCCGAGTATCTCGCGATGCCCGAACCCGATGCCGTCCTCGGGGGCGAACGCGAGGAACGGGAACTCCAGCGGGTCGCCCGTGAGGAGCAGGTTGTACGCGAGCGCGAGGGCGACGAACGCCGTCCCGAGGACGGCGACCGGGAGGAGCCGTTCCACCCGCCACCGGAGCGCGGGCCGGTCCCCGCGGGCCCGCCACAGCGACAGACACGCGTGGGCGATGAAGGGGAGGGCGAACAGCACCGCGGTGTACGGCCGCGCGAAGAAGGCGAGTCCCGTCGCGGTCCCCGCGAGGAGCGCCCACCCCCTGCCGCCCGACCGGAACAGCCGGACGTACGCGTACGCGAACGCGAGGTTCAACAGCGCCGTCGGGGCGTACGGGAGGAAGACGCTCGTCGTAAGCAGGAACAGCGGCGAGGCGAGCACGAGCGCCCCGGCGACGACACCCGTGGGGCCGTCGTACGCCTCCCGGGTCAGGAGGCCGACGAGCGCGACGACGCCCGCCCCGACGGCCGCGAGGACGAGCCGGGGCGCCCCGACCGCGAGGCCGACGGCGAACATCGCGGGCACCACGGGCTGGTACTTCGAGTACAGCGTCGCCCCGTCCTCGACGAAGAACCACCAGCGGAAGGCGTCGGGGAGCGGAGTCCGGAAGCCGAGCGCGCCGTCCAACAGGAGGTGTGCCTGCTGGAGGTAGACGCCCTCGTCGTGGTTCGAGGAGTGGTGCGGGAACAGTTCGACGGCGACGAACAGGACGACGACACCCGCCGCGACCGACAGCGCCGCGAGCAGCAGGGTGTCGCGGTCGGGGCGCTCCATTCAGTCCGGGCCGTCGTCGGGGAGCACCTCGCCCCCGTCGGCGACCCGCTTGGCCCCGGCGGGGAACCACGCGAGGTCGTGGTCGGCCGCCAGCTCCACGCGCACGGGTTCGTCGAGCGGCACCTCCTCCGCGTGGTTGTGCATGCAGCCGACCACGTCCCCGGTGTCGAGTTCGACGCGGTAGAGGACGGTGGGGCCGAGGTAGCGCCGGTGGACGACCCGGCCGTTGGCCGCCTCGCCCGCTCCGGGCCGACGCGCCGTCACGTCGTCCGGCCGGACCATCACGTCGATGTCGGTCCCGTCGTACTCCGTGGCGAGCCCGTTGATGGAGGCGATGGGCACGTCGCCGACGCCCGTCCCCACGGCGTCGCCCTCGACGGAGCCCGAGAGGAAGGAGGCGTGGCCGAGGAAGGAGGCGACGAACCGCGAGCGGGGCTGCTGGAACACCCCTTCGGGGGAGTCCACCTGCTCGAGCTGACCCTCGTACATCACGGCCACGCGGTCGGAGATGGACATGGCCTCCTCCTGGTCGTGGGTGACGGAGACGGCGGTGACGCCGGCCTCCTTCAGGATGCGGCGCACCTCCTCGCGCATCTCGACGCGGAGGTCCACGTCGAGGTTCGAGAACGGCTCGTCGAGCAGGAGGAGGTGGGGCTCGGGCGCGAGCGAGCGCGCGAGGGCGACCCGCTGCTGTTGCCCCCCCGAAAGCTCCTCGGGCCGCTTGTCGCCGTGGTCGACCAGCCCGACGAGTTCGAGCAGGTCGTCCACGCGGCGCTCGCGCTCGTCCTCCGCCATCCCGTCCAGGCCGAACGCGACGTTCTCCCGCGCGCTCAGGTGGGGGAACAGCGCGAACTCCTGGAAGACGACGCCCACGTCGCGCACCTCCGGGGGCTCGAAGGCCTCGCCCGCGACGGAGCGGCCGTTCAGCCGTATCTCGCCGCCGCTCGGGCGTTCGAGGCCGGCGATGAGCCGGAGCGTCGTCGTCTTGCCGCAGCCGGACGGCCCGAGCAGGGTGAGCAGTTCGCCCTCCCGCACCGTGAGCGAGAGGTCGTCGATGACGGTCGTGTCGCCGTACCGCTTGGTGACGCCGTCGAGTTCGAGCACCGCGGGACCCTCCTCGGGGTCGCGCTCGCGCTCCTCGGCGTCGCTCCGGTCGGGGGTGCGTAGCTCACTCGACATCGTATCCCTCCATTCTGAGTATCAACAGCATCGACAGCGCGGAGACGAACAGCAGGACGAACGCCGGCAGGGCCGCCTGTCCGACGTAGCCCGACTCGTAGGCCGTCCACACCCGGGTGACGAGCGTGTCGAAGCCCGCGGGCCGGAGCATCAGCGTCGCCGGCAGTTCCTTCATCGTCGTGAGGAAGACGAGCGCCGCCCCGGCGGCGACGCCGGGCGCGACGAGCGGCAGGGTCACGTCGCGGAACGCCTCGGTCGGGGAGCGGCCGAGGGTGCGGGCCGCCTCGGGGAGGCGGCCGCTCACCTGTTCGACCGACGCGCGCGACGACCCGACCGCCTGCGGGAGGAACCTGACCACGTACGCGAAGACCAGAAGGGGGAGCAGAATAAGCCCGTTGCGGTAGAGGTCCCCGCCGTAGCGCGCGCCGAAGTAGACGAGCGCGAGCCCCATCACGACGCCCGGGACGGCGTAGCCGACGTAGGAGGCCCGTTCGAACAGCGACGGGAGCGTCCGGTCGGACCGCGCCGCGAGGTAGGCGATGGGGAGCGCGGCGAGGCCGGCGAACAGCGCCGCCGCCGCCGCGACGGCCACGCTGTTCGTGACGTAGCCGAACTCGAAGGCGAGCGCGCTGTTCGTCGGGCTGCCGGCGACGAGGAGCCAGTTCGTCAACACGCCGAGCGGGACGGCCATGGCGAGCGCCGCGACGAACAGGCACGCGCCGACGGCGACG from Halosegnis marinus carries:
- a CDS encoding DHH family phosphoesterase; this encodes MGPAQTLYEFLSEASELTIVCHNNPDPDCLASALALGRIAAAAGIDARQVLYSGDISHQQNRAFVNLLDIDLEPFDPAAVQNRDEGSLLAFVDHAVPGANNRVPEGTPVDIVIDHHPGEDIDAQFVDHREAVGATATILTEYVRELAIDLDTTLATALLFAIRRETLGFLRGATRAEYDAAGYLHDHADRDLLRQLSSPSVSGATVDAIATAIQNRTVRGSVLITHVGRTNERDALLQAADYLATLEGVDTAIVFGMLAEAIQISARSTDARVHIGDALHEAFADVGSAGGHREMAGGEVPLGIFADYTSDDTQLLAIVDQVITARLVAGLNLTDEPDDQSS
- a CDS encoding DUF7539 family protein; translated protein: MVEFPDERQLILRARSQLDQWTKSARMEAYTELFEGDDPILSPEEVQLLDALDSELEREGGDGVWGTDQYGIHTAGPSSSDTSLGVVCVYHPQISKDSVLRGADDLDDETEERLNAALWDYSERVSNLIEAALDEFVRQTRH
- a CDS encoding CBS domain-containing protein; the encoded protein is MDISEILSPKFTEFDIGTPLSKVAGAFENQELDAVIVTDGDEYRGIVSRRQLASSSNQPSAKVGSQVQHVPTVDRTEDVREVARLMIGSDAKTLPVLRGDRVVGVVTGDAVLEAVRPFLDAATVDDAYTAELVSATPETTIGKALNLLREAGIAHLPVVDGDDLAGMLSLYDVIEFTTRGGSKSQGGSSGSFGGRGGGGQNRGGFGAREGDADRMLDLSVRNLMSDAVATVERSAPLDDVVETMFERDISSLVVTADGTGEPIGIITKTDVIEALTWERDDRNAVQVFGLDLLEGMDYDDVSALIESMASKYGEMSVIKASIELQEHKEQSRGVPLVLARIRLVTDRGYFTADGEGYGAAHALRLAANAVERQLLKGKTYGQSKKHPDTDEQAQLYGWWLVG
- a CDS encoding ArnT family glycosyltransferase; translation: MERPDRDTLLLAALSVAAGVVVLFVAVELFPHHSSNHDEGVYLQQAHLLLDGALGFRTPLPDAFRWWFFVEDGATLYSKYQPVVPAMFAVGLAVGAPRLVLAAVGAGVVALVGLLTREAYDGPTGVVAGALVLASPLFLLTTSVFLPYAPTALLNLAFAYAYVRLFRSGGRGWALLAGTATGLAFFARPYTAVLFALPFIAHACLSLWRARGDRPALRWRVERLLPVAVLGTAFVALALAYNLLLTGDPLEFPFLAFAPEDGIGFGHREILGYEREYTPALGLEANARVLWTFATRFVAAPPLGAVAAFAGLGLLARRLRRDRDAARRRVGSLAERFGSGPAATLSDTTIRLLLAGVLLSVVVGNVAFWGNLNVLSDLTDPTDGLIAQFGPFYHYDLLLPLSAFGASALVAGGRRLRALAARRTDRRRAATVLVVVALVVALVAGGAQVAALDGPVEENAEYTERYANAYEPFADGEPEGVVFVPTPYGGWLGHPFQSLYNDAGLDGRTVYALDRSPGEDFAVIDTYADRDLYRYTYRGAWTGVPRGDIVAELQPLDVRSGERLRVRFETGVVGTPSTVRVGDGNDAVTYDVTGTPDDTFAVEWTLTPGRVRVTGDGVDKRGLGVVDFDGSAEVFVAVTYVQEGGATVTYRQEVAVEERGDTVRLVWPPEVEVCRLTPDCSYEGMWVDGGDYLSGVAVNQSVS
- a CDS encoding rubrerythrin-like domain-containing protein, with protein sequence MVPKPKTSSEPTLYVCRDCGDGIENPEDTRKCPECGGWLVNSSVPHDD
- a CDS encoding ABC transporter ATP-binding protein, whose product is MSSELRTPDRSDAEERERDPEEGPAVLELDGVTKRYGDTTVIDDLSLTVREGELLTLLGPSGCGKTTTLRLIAGLERPSGGEIRLNGRSVAGEAFEPPEVRDVGVVFQEFALFPHLSARENVAFGLDGMAEDERERRVDDLLELVGLVDHGDKRPEELSGGQQQRVALARSLAPEPHLLLLDEPFSNLDVDLRVEMREEVRRILKEAGVTAVSVTHDQEEAMSISDRVAVMYEGQLEQVDSPEGVFQQPRSRFVASFLGHASFLSGSVEGDAVGTGVGDVPIASINGLATEYDGTDIDVMVRPDDVTARRPGAGEAANGRVVHRRYLGPTVLYRVELDTGDVVGCMHNHAEEVPLDEPVRVELAADHDLAWFPAGAKRVADGGEVLPDDGPD